One stretch of Bosea vaviloviae DNA includes these proteins:
- a CDS encoding YidB family protein, with translation MSLLDGLKGALGGLVEQAQAQLLPELLSKALASTSLGSLQGLLEKLQASGLGPQVASWLGSGANQPVTAEQIEAALGDTIIGKIASTFNRSPDEVAGFLAAHLPTLINALSPNGTLQPHA, from the coding sequence ATGAGTTTGCTTGATGGATTGAAGGGCGCGCTTGGCGGCCTCGTCGAACAGGCGCAGGCGCAGCTGCTGCCCGAATTGCTATCGAAGGCCCTGGCCAGCACCAGCCTCGGCTCGCTGCAGGGCCTGCTCGAGAAGTTGCAAGCCTCGGGCCTTGGCCCGCAGGTCGCGTCCTGGCTTGGCAGCGGCGCCAACCAACCGGTGACGGCGGAGCAGATCGAGGCGGCGCTCGGCGACACCATCATCGGCAAGATCGCCTCGACCTTCAACCGCTCGCCCGACGAGGTGGCAGGCTTCCTCGCCGCCCATCTGCCGACGCTGATCAATGCGCTCAGCCCGAACGGGACCTTGCAGCCGCACGCTTGA